TGGCAGAGCGGACGGTCATATTGTGAAATCTGGTAACCCTTCGGAAGATCCGGATAAAAGTAGTTCTTGCGGGCCCACTGGGACTCCGGATTCACCCGGCAATTCAGGCCCACACCCGCTTTGACCGCCATCGCCACGGCGACACGATTCAGCACCGGCAGCGCTCCCGGGAGGCCAAGACACACCGGGCATGTGTTCATATTCGGAGCTTCGCCGAATCTGGTCGAGCAGGAGCAGAAGAGCTTCGATTTCGTCAGAAGCTGCGCATGACATTCCAGGCCGATCACAGCTTCGTAGTTTGCACTCATAGCGAATTTACGAATTTAACATATTTCGCGCGAGGGCAGGGTTGGAGAGGAAATGTAAATGAATGTATGAGGCCAAACCGTTCGGGAAAGCGAAGCCTTCGGCATAGTTCCGCTGGCCCTGGCGTACCTGGTAGGCTTCGCCCGATCCTGAAACACAGCGCGAGTAATGGAACTGGTGTCCGCGGGCGTTGGTGCCTGCGGGTCCAACGATGGACGCCCGCGATGTAGTCACCTCGCAATAACCGAAGTCCACAAGGCGCTCCGTCATTTCGATCTCCGCAGGAACAATACCCACCATTTCGGAGCCGCCGATGGAGCGAGAGAGATACATCAGACCGCCGCATTCCGCATAGAACCTCTTTCCGGATTCGATGAACTTCCTGATCGATGTTCGCATCGAAATGTTCGCCTCGAGTTCCTGGCGATAGAGCTCCGGATATCCGCCCCCAATGTAGAGGAAATCCGCGTCGGGAACTTCCTTATCTGCAAGCGGAGAGAATTCGATGATCTTCGCACCTGCTTCTTCCAGCGCCATTCGATTGGCATGGTAGTAGAACGAGAAAGCCTTGTCCTGCGCAATCGCCACCCTGCACTTCAACATGGCGTGTGAGCGACCCCCTGCCGTGCCTTCGGCACGTCTGTCCCCCTGTATCAGGGGGACAGTAAAGCCATTGTCCCCTTGATACAAGGGGACAGACGGCCGCGAAGCGGTCGGCAGGGGGTCAGCCGCGAGGGATTTTTGTTCAAGGCCATGATCGAAGAGTGCCCGGACGTCGACATGCGCGGCTACAAATTTCCCAATCTCCCGAATCTTTGCTGCCGTCACCTCCGGCGCCGTCAACAACCCCAGATGCCTCTCCGGGATTTCGATCGAAGGATTAACCGGCAGCCATCCCAGGATCGGCGCATCCCGAACGGCATCCTTCAGCATCCGGTAATGCCGCTCGCCCGCAAGCCGATTGAAGATCACTCCTGCAATCTGCACCTCGGGATCAAACTGCCGGAAGCCCCGGACTAAAGCCGCCGCACTCCTCGCCATCGCGTGAGCATCAACTACCAGGACGACAGGCAGGCCCAGCCATTTCGCCATCTCTGCGGTACTGCCCTGCTCGGACCCTCCGTCGGAACCGTCATACAGTCCCATCACACCTTCGATGATCGCGACTTCCTTGCCCGCAGCCGCCCGCTCAAACAGCCATTCATTCGTTTTCCGCTTCAGCATCCAGCCGTCGAGATTGTGCGAAGGAACGCCCGCCGCGATCTCATGCAAGCCCGTATCGATGAAGTCCGGGCCCACTTTGAACGGCTGCACAGGAATGCCCAGCTTCCGCAGCGCGGCCAGAAGGCC
The Terriglobia bacterium genome window above contains:
- a CDS encoding cobyrinate a,c-diamide synthase, which encodes MKGFVISAPSSGSGKTTVTLGLLAALRKLGIPVQPFKVGPDFIDTGLHEIAAGVPSHNLDGWMLKRKTNEWLFERAAAGKEVAIIEGVMGLYDGSDGGSEQGSTAEMAKWLGLPVVLVVDAHAMARSAAALVRGFRQFDPEVQIAGVIFNRLAGERHYRMLKDAVRDAPILGWLPVNPSIEIPERHLGLLTAPEVTAAKIREIGKFVAAHVDVRALFDHGLEQKSLAADPLPTASRPSVPLYQGDNGFTVPLIQGDRRAEGTAGGRSHAMLKCRVAIAQDKAFSFYYHANRMALEEAGAKIIEFSPLADKEVPDADFLYIGGGYPELYRQELEANISMRTSIRKFIESGKRFYAECGGLMYLSRSIGGSEMVGIVPAEIEMTERLVDFGYCEVTTSRASIVGPAGTNARGHQFHYSRCVSGSGEAYQVRQGQRNYAEGFAFPNGLASYIHLHFLSNPALARNMLNS